From the genome of Ilyobacter polytropus DSM 2926, one region includes:
- a CDS encoding MFS transporter: protein MKTNNTSRYFQFLLVVLAAGMIFALMYLRTNYQVTMIEVFGITNEQLNTIYSTLGLVYVIGYFPSGWLADKISAKKLLVGSLFGSGLGGLWYAQIPSYTSVKIIFAIWGFFSVFTFWGAHLKIVKLMSTKEEEGRFFGILDGGRGVVEALLASIGLALFSSILGESSDIVLKREALVKVIYMYTFSLFALSILMAIFLKDNKSNVEKEEKKNSLKRNLIDDFKSVFSNGFVWNLGIIIFMGYTVFWTVYYVGGFLQTNIEVDPVTVGLVTTIILWMRPVGGICGGFIADKIGKAKTLKMAVGFASVLLIGISVLPYTTPKIVFFALFILLAIMLYAIRGLYWSLLGDCRLNNAILGLSIGVISFIGYLPDMIIPKVNSVLFGTFGGNGGYNSYFITSAICGFIGVIAITIFRKKSIQTKEVLEDLQYSTEDQ from the coding sequence ATGAAAACAAATAATACCAGTAGATATTTTCAGTTTCTTCTTGTAGTTTTAGCAGCAGGCATGATTTTTGCTTTAATGTACCTTAGAACTAATTATCAGGTTACAATGATAGAGGTATTTGGAATTACAAATGAACAATTAAATACTATATATAGCACATTAGGACTAGTGTATGTTATTGGATATTTTCCTAGTGGTTGGTTAGCTGACAAAATTTCTGCAAAAAAACTTCTTGTTGGATCTTTATTTGGTTCTGGTTTAGGCGGACTTTGGTATGCACAAATACCTAGTTATACGAGTGTTAAAATAATCTTTGCTATTTGGGGATTTTTTTCAGTATTTACATTTTGGGGAGCTCATCTTAAAATTGTAAAACTAATGTCTACAAAGGAGGAAGAAGGACGTTTTTTTGGAATACTTGACGGTGGTAGAGGAGTAGTAGAAGCTTTACTTGCGTCGATTGGTCTTGCCTTATTTTCTTCGATATTAGGTGAATCAAGTGATATAGTATTAAAAAGAGAGGCTCTTGTTAAAGTAATATATATGTATACCTTCTCACTTTTTGCTCTATCTATTTTGATGGCTATCTTTCTAAAAGATAATAAAAGTAATGTAGAGAAAGAAGAAAAGAAAAATTCTCTTAAACGTAACCTAATTGACGATTTCAAAAGTGTATTTTCCAATGGTTTTGTATGGAACTTAGGAATTATAATATTTATGGGTTATACAGTATTCTGGACTGTGTACTATGTAGGGGGATTCTTACAAACTAATATAGAAGTAGATCCAGTAACTGTAGGTCTTGTTACAACTATAATACTATGGATGCGTCCAGTAGGTGGAATTTGTGGTGGATTTATTGCTGATAAAATTGGAAAAGCAAAAACACTTAAAATGGCTGTAGGATTTGCTTCTGTTCTACTTATTGGAATCTCTGTATTGCCTTACACTACTCCAAAAATAGTTTTCTTTGCATTATTTATCTTACTTGCTATAATGCTTTATGCTATAAGAGGACTATACTGGTCTCTTCTTGGAGATTGTAGACTTAATAACGCAATCTTAGGTCTTTCTATAGGTGTAATTTCATTTATCGGTTACCTTCCTGATATGATAATACCAAAGGTAAATAGTGTATTATTTGGAACTTTTGGCGGTAATGGAGGCTATAATTCTTATTTTATTACTAGTGCTATCTGTGGTTTTATAGGAGTAATCGCAATAACTATCTTTCGGAAAAAGTCTATACAAACAAAGGAAGTTCTTGAAGATTTACAATATAGCACTGAAGATCAATAA
- a CDS encoding FGGY-family carbohydrate kinase: protein MSKYLIGIDNGSQSTKVTIFDLEGNEVCYGSKVLKNLYTAEGGVVLHPDDDLWDSVRGGLKDCLDKFHGDKGDILAIGLCTIRCCRALLKEDGSLAYPVLSWMDSRLSVPYVHENDEVKYVTTTSGYLANRMTGEFKDTCSNLEVYWPIDRKTLDWSTDDQVIEENGLRRDQLFTIIKPGESYGALKAELCKEFGLKEGIQVVATGNDKAVEVLGSGINNDKSIMISLGTFISSMLIRENYFENAKSFFPTLACVPFKYVYESTGIRRGMWTVSWYKNLLGEEVINKARELNISEEEYLNQIGETVPPGSDGLITLLDWLNNSAYDFRKGVMLGFDHRHTNAHIYRSILEAISYNIKNNIYDMLDEIGSEIDNITVIGGGSKSDLMMQIIADMFALPTKRNEATSCACLGAAICAAKYLGIYDSFDEAIENMVRIKEVFEPNKKLYSFYDEINNKVIKNVRKHTDEVLKVAHSIF, encoded by the coding sequence ATGAGTAAATATTTAATAGGTATAGACAATGGTTCACAAAGTACTAAAGTTACTATTTTTGACTTAGAAGGAAATGAAGTTTGTTATGGATCAAAGGTTCTTAAAAACCTTTATACTGCTGAGGGTGGAGTAGTGTTGCACCCAGATGATGATTTATGGGATAGTGTTCGTGGCGGACTAAAGGATTGTCTCGATAAATTTCATGGAGATAAAGGTGATATCCTTGCCATAGGACTATGCACAATCAGGTGTTGTCGTGCACTTCTAAAAGAAGATGGTTCGTTGGCATATCCTGTTTTAAGTTGGATGGACAGCAGATTATCTGTTCCGTATGTACATGAGAATGATGAGGTAAAATATGTTACAACTACCTCAGGTTATCTTGCTAACAGGATGACAGGAGAATTTAAAGATACTTGCAGTAATTTAGAAGTTTATTGGCCAATTGACAGAAAAACATTAGATTGGTCAACAGATGATCAAGTCATTGAGGAAAATGGTTTGAGAAGAGATCAACTGTTTACAATAATAAAACCGGGGGAAAGCTATGGTGCACTAAAAGCTGAGTTGTGCAAAGAATTTGGCCTAAAAGAAGGTATTCAAGTTGTGGCAACTGGTAATGATAAGGCTGTCGAAGTTTTGGGTTCAGGTATCAACAATGATAAATCAATCATGATCTCTTTAGGAACTTTTATATCTTCTATGCTTATAAGAGAGAATTATTTTGAAAATGCTAAAAGCTTCTTTCCAACGTTAGCGTGTGTACCTTTTAAATATGTCTATGAATCTACAGGAATAAGAAGAGGTATGTGGACTGTAAGTTGGTATAAAAACCTTTTGGGAGAAGAAGTTATTAATAAAGCTAGGGAATTAAATATTTCTGAAGAAGAGTATTTAAATCAAATTGGGGAAACAGTCCCTCCAGGAAGTGACGGTTTGATAACTTTGCTAGATTGGTTAAACAATTCAGCTTATGATTTTAGAAAAGGGGTTATGCTTGGTTTTGATCACAGACACACAAATGCTCATATATATCGTTCTATTTTAGAAGCTATATCATACAATATTAAAAATAATATATATGATATGTTAGATGAAATAGGATCAGAGATTGACAATATAACAGTAATAGGTGGTGGATCTAAAAGCGACTTAATGATGCAAATAATAGCGGACATGTTTGCTTTACCAACCAAAAGAAACGAAGCAACAAGTTGTGCTTGCTTAGGGGCTGCAATATGCGCAGCTAAATATCTTGGCATCTATGACTCCTTTGATGAAGCAATAGAAAATATGGTCAGAATCAAAGAAGTATTTGAACCAAATAAAAAACTTTATTCATTTTATGATGAAATAAATAATAAGGTGATAAAAAATGTTAGAAAACATACAGATGAAGTTTTAAAGGTAGCACATTCAATTTTTTAA
- a CDS encoding electron transfer flavoprotein subunit beta/FixA family protein produces MNIICLIKFVPNIDKFKYDYETNTLIRDGMNMILNPHDACAVECALQLKEKYNDVSITTVTMGSMSILENLKDVVRRGIDKGILISDKKYAGSDTYATSNILSGYLKNCEYDLILSGSRAQDGDTGHIGPQVAHLLDINQFSDVSQIDFVRDNTLDFKIELEDEILNLNTKIPTLLSLKSNKKYKLRYPKYADLKKDVVDRIEIVNNEYLSIADEIIGLKGSPTKVIKAKPKQTVNKTKKIVRCDSEGIDYVYNYLLERGFIKNE; encoded by the coding sequence ATGAATATTATTTGCTTAATTAAATTTGTTCCAAATATAGATAAGTTTAAATATGATTATGAAACTAATACTCTAATTAGAGATGGGATGAACATGATTTTAAATCCCCACGATGCATGTGCTGTTGAGTGTGCATTACAGCTTAAAGAAAAATATAATGATGTATCAATAACGACTGTAACTATGGGAAGCATGTCTATTTTAGAAAACTTGAAAGATGTAGTCAGAAGAGGAATCGATAAAGGGATCCTTATAAGCGATAAGAAATATGCAGGTTCCGATACCTATGCAACCAGTAATATTTTGTCAGGGTATCTGAAAAATTGCGAATACGATCTTATACTAAGTGGAAGCAGAGCTCAAGATGGTGATACAGGACATATCGGACCACAAGTTGCTCATCTTTTAGACATCAATCAGTTTTCCGATGTGAGTCAAATAGATTTTGTAAGAGATAATACTTTGGATTTTAAGATTGAGTTAGAGGATGAGATCTTAAATTTGAATACTAAAATTCCTACATTACTTAGTTTAAAGAGCAATAAAAAATATAAACTTCGTTATCCAAAGTACGCAGATCTTAAGAAGGACGTGGTAGATAGAATAGAAATAGTGAACAATGAATATTTATCTATTGCTGATGAAATAATAGGTCTCAAAGGTTCTCCTACTAAGGTTATAAAAGCCAAACCTAAACAAACTGTAAATAAAACGAAAAAAATAGTTAGATGTGACAGTGAAGGAATTGACTATGTTTATAATTATTTGTTAGAAAGAGGTTTTATTAAAAATGAATAA
- a CDS encoding FAD-binding oxidoreductase, with protein MSKKELVLKDLESLVDVNQIVTNAEELYDAASDRYKKYAKARKVLDVPTPIAIVYPSCTNDVENLLKYCNNNDINVIARSGKTATEGGLENWKEDTLVIDGSKMNKIIKLDTYNMQATVQCGTRLLDLEDELRKLGYTTGHSPQSKPVAQLGGLVATRSIGQFSTLYGGIEDMVVGLECVFPDGHISKIKNVSRRAGGPDIRHLAIGNEGTLCYITEVTVKIFKYYPENNKFYGYLTEDIDTGLKILREVMVNGFRPSVARAYSEEDAQQHFYHFHEGKCVLVFMAEGPKGIVDATGEGIEEAVSKFKDGVIKKVDSSLIEEWFNHLNWSQQDLDDEFEGMIENDSHDGFTTEISADWETIPKIYHNVIKRVRNEFDRAHDITMLGGHSSHSYINGTNLYFVYNYNINCAPEDEMKIYHHPLHQIVIEETLKLGGSMCHHHGIGKYRSQWAKDEHTSAFYMLEKLKEVFDPKGIMNYGTIYPKVDGIKKYIEQN; from the coding sequence ATGTCTAAAAAAGAATTAGTATTAAAGGATTTAGAATCATTAGTTGATGTTAATCAAATTGTAACAAATGCAGAAGAGTTATACGATGCAGCATCAGACAGATATAAAAAGTATGCCAAAGCAAGAAAAGTGTTGGATGTTCCTACTCCTATAGCTATAGTGTATCCAAGTTGTACAAATGATGTAGAGAATTTACTCAAATACTGTAATAATAATGATATAAATGTTATAGCAAGGAGTGGTAAAACTGCTACAGAGGGTGGTCTTGAAAATTGGAAAGAAGACACTTTAGTTATTGATGGTTCTAAAATGAATAAAATTATAAAACTAGACACCTACAATATGCAAGCTACTGTACAGTGTGGAACAAGACTTCTAGATTTAGAGGACGAGCTCAGAAAATTAGGTTATACGACTGGGCATTCACCACAATCTAAACCTGTAGCACAATTGGGGGGGCTTGTGGCTACTAGAAGTATCGGTCAATTTTCTACTCTTTATGGTGGGATAGAAGACATGGTTGTAGGACTAGAATGTGTATTTCCTGATGGACATATTTCAAAAATAAAAAATGTTTCCCGTCGTGCTGGAGGACCAGATATCAGACATCTTGCTATAGGTAATGAAGGAACACTATGTTACATAACAGAGGTGACTGTTAAAATATTTAAATACTACCCTGAAAATAATAAGTTCTATGGATATTTAACTGAAGATATAGATACTGGTTTAAAAATCCTACGTGAAGTTATGGTTAATGGCTTCAGACCATCGGTTGCACGTGCTTATTCTGAAGAGGATGCACAACAACATTTCTATCATTTTCATGAAGGTAAATGTGTTTTAGTGTTTATGGCTGAGGGGCCAAAAGGTATAGTAGATGCCACAGGTGAAGGGATAGAGGAAGCTGTAAGTAAGTTTAAAGATGGTGTAATTAAGAAAGTAGATTCATCTCTAATAGAGGAGTGGTTTAACCACCTTAACTGGAGTCAGCAGGATCTTGATGATGAATTTGAAGGGATGATAGAAAATGATTCTCATGATGGATTTACCACAGAGATTTCAGCAGATTGGGAAACTATACCTAAGATCTATCACAATGTTATAAAAAGAGTAAGGAATGAATTTGATAGAGCTCATGACATTACTATGTTGGGAGGACATTCGTCTCACAGTTATATAAATGGAACTAATTTATACTTTGTATATAACTACAATATAAACTGTGCACCAGAAGATGAAATGAAGATTTACCACCACCCTCTCCATCAGATAGTCATCGAAGAAACTCTTAAATTAGGTGGTTCTATGTGTCACCATCATGGAATAGGAAAATATCGTTCGCAGTGGGCTAAAGATGAGCATACATCAGCATTCTATATGTTGGAAAAACTTAAAGAGGTCTTTGATCCTAAAGGTATCATGAACTATGGAACAATCTATCCGAAAGTAGACGGGATTAAAAAATATATTGAACAAAATTAA